GTAGTCAGTCAGTCTGGAGGAGTCCCTGAAGCCCTTGGCGAACGGATTGCTGTCGATTTTTAATTTGGTAATCTGtcggataaaatattttctggtcAAGAGAAGGACTGACGACGTGATGATCACATATACtggaataatttgaataaCTCACCAGTTGATTTTGATAGGCAGTGACTGCGGTGAAAATGGCCTCGGGGAATATGAAAGTCTTGTGCTCTTCTTTAGTTAGATCTGTTATTTTGTGACCCTTTTCCTCGTCCTTGCTGCGCAACCTCACCAGGTGTATCCTCGGTTGGTAGCGATGCATCGAATTTAATATAATCTGgggataaattaaattttcaaaaaatcactAGAGAAAACCGGGAAATCACGCTCGCACGTGAATTTTCCCGGCTCAATTActagaattaaatatttataattaaatcagTCGATAATCGATTGCATTCTCGCCTGCTACGGACACATCGCATTAAACACAAtctgtaaataaaataaacgatTCGTCGATGTGGTACGATCCAACGaaaaagacggagagagggtcgcgaaaaaaatacaacgaaCAGGCgtacattaattaaaaaataaaacgttaATTAAAACGCGTTTTGCCGCTGTGtcgtaattaatttatggaaTCCATAAATTATGAACGACCAGCGACGTTGATGTATATATCAGAGCCGGTGTCCGTCTGTGCGTATCGGGTCAGTGTTGGTGATATCGACGCGGGATAGAAATCAATTCTTATCTCTCTATCGGcggagagagctagagagagagagagaaagacctATCTCGGAAACTCGTTGGAGGAATGAGAATATACTCGGATGTGTGGGGCATGATGCACATGATTGTaacatttataaatttatgtaCGAGACCCGAGGAATCGACTCTCGCGTGATACCGAAGTGCACGCGCTTTTATGTATGAGTGAGCACGCGATCATCCGATAGTCAAGTTTACTATCGATTTCCTGTCACGGGGATGATGCGCTCTGGGGAATGGTGACGAAAAAACGAGGCCGAGGGCccaggattttatttttcgacaCTCGTGCggaaagtgaaattttttcgcagacgaattgttataaaaaatggagTCCAACAGCTCcacatatttttggaaattatatATTCAAAGTTTCAGGGGTTTTGCGGTTTTTTAATtccaaagaaaaattctctttgAAATACGCATTCTTCCAGCCCATCAGAACCAATTAGCCCAAGAGgatgatataaaaaattatgtggaGGTAAACCAAGTCACATGTATTATCGCTAATATGAATTATGGTGGCGGCTGCGAAAGCCACGGACCCAGCAACTGTTGAAACTGTTTAACGGCCCGCAGGTGGCCCGGAGCTCCGGGGCCTTTTCTCTCACCAGGTACTCCCCACCACAAACGTTAAAACGTCACTGGATATGATGCCTGCCTCCCGAACGATCTCGTTTACATATTATAACGTAGGTGCgaggtatttaaaaaaaaaattaagggaaCATTCTTCCTTCAGCATCTGATAAACCTGTCGTAGACATCTTTAATTCGATGACTTACTCCAGTACATACCCACATGTTCCGCTGAACGATCAATTTTAGTCCGGGGGAATGTAGCACTGGCATTTTTTAACGattgtttttcaaaattaagaaAGAGGAATTAGCAGATTAATTGCCGAGATATAATTTCGTTCaaatcgataattatttttctagcGATTCTCATCTTCTCGAAATCTCCCGAAACCTAATTATCAATCAATAATCTCAATTTACAGGAGCTTTCCCCCGTACCCACCCTCATCCACCGCCGCTAGTCTCCGTGGAATTCCTAAACGCGTCTTCGCCGCCCAATAAATTACCATAATTACCCCCGACCCGTATCCGGCAGGTTTTTCAATCCATTTCATAATATTTCCCTCGTCACGTTGGCCGCCAGAGCCTACGAAAATTtcactccaattttttttttatttctcctcacCTCTCAACATTTCTTCCCCGTTCACCGTTACCTCCCGATCTCCACGCAGCATAATTATAATCTCGAGGGACTAATATCTcgggttaataaaaaaatgaattatcggCTACCGGATTTCACTGGGGACTGGACGAATGTGGCCGTCGGCATGGTCAAGGAATCGACCGAGTTTCTTCGTTACAAATACAACTCGAGCGTATCACTCAGCTGGTGTGTAATAGTTTCGATACTAGAGCTCAACGAGTATCGGGAGCACAATTTGCATGCGGCGATTTATCAAACAACGCGCCATCCATGTAATACACGTTGATAGCGGCATTACACGCGCGATTTATAACCAACTCGCTcgacttttttttccccccgttTCCCCTCCTACGGAATAATAATTCGCccgtttttttcccctccggAGTCTCAGCTATTTCTAACCTGCAGTGGAATATTAGAGGTAATCACGGAGGGAACGGCGGGGgagggtggtggtggtgaatttttttttttttttcaacagccAGTGAATATCGATCGCGTTATTTACAACTGGTTATGTAATTAGGCGCCAGTTTGAGAGAGAAATTGCGATATTTTCTGGCCAGAGACAGTCTTATCATCGAACAACGCGATCGTAATGTCGGGTAATTAGGGAGATTAAGATGAGGGTAAACATGGGAGTCTGTTGGGgggttaattaaatgatttcaCATGATGGCGTGGGCAGTAATTGAGATGGAGGGATTTGAAGGATATTTTTGGGGAGATTCGCGGGGAATAATTGCCGGAAGGGGCAGTTTGAGAGAGGAATTTTTATCGTAAGGAgttcttcaatattttctgattaatcttgaagaaaaaaaatatagaagtaTTTTTACTTGGAATGCCAGAACATGAAAGTtgttttgaattgaaaaaataaaaaatccacgtagaaaaggggggaaaaatggGAGAGGTAATCCTGATGTTTTCTGGAATCGCAGACAGTTTTATCATTGACCAACATAATATGAGATAGTTAAGAAGATTGAAATATGGTAAAACAGGGTTCGCCGTGTCATTAGTTCAGTTAAATTATCTCATTTGATTAGCTGGTGGTCGGCAATTGAGACGTACTGACTTTAAAATCTTTACAGATGACCTAACGGTGGTTAAACCTTCAGTCGAAGGACGTTTTCTCCTTCTTCATTGGCTCGATTACGGAAAATTAGAGCAGATCGAAGCGACGAGTGTCAATTTGCCTCGGATAACTCTGAAATGCGACCTCCCGAAGCAGTTCTTCTACCAGTTCCATTTTTCAGGGGATTGAGTCATTCTTTGAAACAAAGATAGCATCTATCAGATCGTCATGAAAGTTGTCGGAACTCGATAAATCCAGCTTTGATTGTAGATACATAAATTACGAGGAGTCGAGGGATTCGTGttgcgatgaaaaattcaaataactcgtgaaattttcagtggagcctcacaaatttttaattaaaaaatcgataaaattatttaaaacacGCGAATTGTTTTCTCCCCATCATTTATCCAAGAGTAGATCCCCCACCCCAAGAAGTCATCGacttctgtatttttttttctctccctccgGTTGTGAGAAAATTTCCCTTTAACATTTGCGGGAATATTTCGCATGTTGGTCGGCATTCCCGTTTCTCTCGTCGGATATTCTCAACCCGGGATATGCTTGGAAGCTCCTTAGTGACACATAAAGGATCCCTATATTTGCCAGACAGTAGAATAAAATGACGGGCGCATTTAAAGAGTGTCAAAACGATCCGTGGACCCGTGTCACGACATTTGCCGTTGTCCCTGTCTTTCTCTCGCCGATTTCCACGGTGTTGCGTTGTTTATGAGACGCCCAAGAAGCTATACAGGACTCTTCAAAACTCCATCAGCGCAGATGACttctcttcaatttattttttttttcacccggcCGTCTCGCTCACTCCTTCTCTTCCATTCCATTTTCTCTCGTTTCAGAAGCTAACTGAAGGATGATAcaaaagaaataaaacatGCTTTTACCCTCAGCCGGGAAGCTTGTCACGACACGCTCGGCCGGGCTCAGTACACGCGTTCATATCGTCGTCCTATCGCATTTACAAGCTCCAACACGGGTTTCCTAACTGTGTATGTAAATCGATAAGAATGTGAgggaaggagagagagagagagaccgagtgggaaaattcaatgagatGAATTAACGCGCgctgttggaaaaaaaaagaaaatttcacgGGCATTTGACTCcaccgagagaaaaaaattgtggctGTCGAAAAATTATAGTCTGAGATTATTTGACGGGTTGGATAAAGGTgtagaaataaattaacaagCTCGATTCAAACTCCAGTCGttacattataatttttttcagtggtTTTTGACCCCAGGAAATGTAACACCTCATCACCCCGAGACGTTTGGATttcgcgtgagaacgattCCTATGCAGCGAGGATAATTTCGGGGGTAATGTGAGAAGGCTTCAGTGCCAAAATTTGATGGACCCATGCTCCAAAGAAACCCAGGAACCCATGATTCAAACGAGAGTCGTGACAATGGATTCATTGTATTAATTTCGGAGTCCAAAAATCTCCGGTTTAAAAATCGTCAGGTGTTCACTGAACTGAGcgcgaaaaatcgattgtttcACTAATTATGGATCACCAGCATCTCCGAGATTAGtctttccattgaaaaaaaaatttattcccatTTTCCAAGGCCCTAAAGCTCGATTAAAGAACCGGACAAGCCCTCAACTCGTGAAAAATCGTCCGGACGACGCCTCGAATTTTCCtccgcattaaaaaaaaataataaaaagttagAGAACAAAAGGTGAATTGCCGTAACTCCAAGTGTCTTTAGGACCACCATGTAGTAGCCCTGGCTCCCAGATGGGGGGTCTTATAATATCGCGTCATACGAAACGATGAAATAGTGGCCATAGCCAGTGGAATGTTCTACCACTTGAGTCGACTTGACTGGCGTTAGTCCGGCTCCTCGAACGTTGTATTCTCGAGGTTGGCTCTTTACCCGGTTTTCTCCATCTCATTTTATTCTCACTTCACGCTGATATATACATACGAAATTCTCACCTCCACTAATACCCTCGCCAGTGCATAATCCATATCAcgtctttcttcctctctttattctctcattattttatttatttttccgttattttttttattcatcctcTGGTGCCGTGGGTGTGGATCAACCCTGTCAAGTTGGTAGTACTCCAGCCATCGGATGTACAACAACTTTGAGAAAGAATTCACAAAGGCCGGTTGTAGAGCGGGTTTAGAACGAGGAAAGAGGGAGAAGAGCGGGCGTGGGCACATGATCATCATGACAAAAGCTCCGGGCAAACatccattgaatttattaGCTTATAGAGAAGGCTCTCGGGGTGTGAGAGAGCCAACACTAACCACCTACGATGCCCCCCATGCACCCACCTCTCGGTAATAATGGCCATAATGTTCCCGGGGAGCGATAGTCCGCCTCGTTTTCAGTGTTAAAGACGTCGCTGTGGTGAAAAGAAAATGTCTcgggtggggaaaaaaaatcgaataaccCGGAGAACTTTgccttatttatttattttttttttcggtaaaaAACTAACCGGTTAGCAGGCGAGAATGTGGAGATGGGTATATGAAAATGTCGGTTTATTGACGCGGAACGATTGGCGGGTTGGTAAAATGCACGCACAGTTAGCACGTCAGGAGTAGTCACGATGCTGCGATATTATAACGAGGAGACGAGAGATTGCCTTGTCAACTGATCGACAAGGCCATTTTGCAATACATAATTCTCTTCTTAAAATCGCATAAAAAATTCCTCCACCCGAACGGTCCAtaatattgttaaaaaaaatgaagaacaaaATTCTCCAAAGTCCCAAATTATCGCCAAGACTCACCTGTCCGTGCTTATCCATCTCGTTATTAGTCAGTTTGACTTTCTCGAAGGACACAACCTGCTTCCTCAACTGTTCACCAGTGAACGGTGAATCCGGATGTTCGtagagtcggactgacgccGGCGGATCAGCTTTCCCGGCGACAAGCCAGGAGCTCCTGTGATAAGCATATCTGTACCGTTTATCATCAACAGGAACAATATCCATGAGGACCGAGTACCTCCCCTCGGGGCTGAGCTCACTGAATGACACCCTGCAGGTCGGAAACATTCGCCTGAAATCAGAAAAGACGCGCAATTGTTTTGGTGCTCTCTAACCAAATTTAATTTCCCAACCGCCACCTCATTAATTCATCATGACACTAAATTTCGGGTAAGCAGGCTGTTGACAAAGCCTTTGGCAGTGAAACGTGACAAATAGTGAGATCATCTCATTCATCTAATTCATGCCAATCCACGGACCGAGGACATGTGGCAAGCGGAGCACGAGCTGCATCGGGGGTGAGAGAGAAAAGGAAAAGTCGCGGAGAGGATTGATTGGAGCTTTTTCCGATATGTCTCGTCGCACACGACGACGCACGTACAGGGGAAAGTCAATAGTGTGTCCTGGGCCGTGCAACCCTCGCAACCGATGCTGTACGATACCCAACAACAATATCAACAAGGGTGACAATGCTGGTGGATGTCCCCTGGGGCGAGCGGAAATGGTTCCGCGTTGTCTCTCGAGAAAACTTCAGACCGCGGGGATTCAGTCCGGTTGTACCCAAAGACCGACTGACCAGTTGGCCAGGACCTTGAGAAAGCCAGCAAGGGGTAGAGTGAACAGGACACCTGCCATGCAGAGCAATGCCCAAGTCAGAGGAATTTTTACTCTGTCCTCACGTGTCTCAAACTGCTGTCTGGCTATTGTTCTTCTTGTTCTCCTGCACACACTTGTAGCATGTGCTGCATTGCAGTACAACTGGTACGAACATTACACGGCCATTCAGTTCTGCGGTGTCGTCAGTATTTTATTGTGGCAGATAACTGGATCCGCTGCTGTCTGAATTAAATCATACTGTTCGATAATATCGACGAAACGATTTATTACCACCGAGAGAtttgattaataataaatcatcAGGTGATGAATGAATCAGTCTGTCCTGGCCGCCGATAATTACTTTATATTTAGTCCAACGTACGAGTAGGAGGTCTTGTCTAACGGGAATTGAATTGCAGATTAGTCTAACCTATATTTAACTCTCTGCAAGACCATCTCCTACGGTGATTAACCATCTCGATTGATCTGGGTGACAAATGATAAGGAGATTTTAGATACAAATTACTGGAGGCAGATCGAGCAAGACCAGAAGCTCTCGTCAATATTTATTGAGTCAGACGTAACAAGGACACCCGGACACTGAATTCCTGATCCTAATTCGGTGGAATCTCCACTCCAACCGGTCTCCTGATGGTTTGGACTCCTTTGGGATAAAACTGGACCCGAATTCCGACAGCTGTTCAGTTCTGAACTGCATCGCTCTAAATTCGGCGATACAGCGATTTATTACCTCCGAGAGGTTTGATTAATTATAGATCCTGAAGTGATGAATGAATCAGTCTATCGCGACCTCAGATAATTATATTTAACCCAACCTTCCCCCATCCACATGCACTTCAAATAGTCTCGTTCAATGAGAATTGAATTGCAGATCAGTCCAACCTACATTAAACTTTCTACAAGTCCACCTCCCCCGATGATTAACCATCTCCATCGCTCCCGATCCTCATCATCGTCATGTCTGACTCATGCAGATGACAGATGACATTTTTTTGGGGATAAATTACTCCGGACGAATTGAGCAAGACCAGTAGCTGTTGTCGATGGTTAACACATTTCGAAGTCAATAGTCATCGAGGTAACTGTTTGCCTAACGACTCACCAGTCCCTCACACTGCCAGGTGGTGTCAATGTAATAATTATAACCATATCGTACATTACACCAGAGCCGGAATGACGGGGCCAAAGCACccaggggagggggagaggaggggaggggaatCCCTTGGATCATTCCAATGAACTCTCGTTTCTTCCTTCATTGTTCGATTTTCTAtacagaattaaaaaattttttttttgtttgtactCCAGCTGAGCTACCGTACGCTCAACAAAAAGCCCTGTGTACATACATTGCTACACACATCGTACATTATGTAGACTGCCCGGTAGCGTTGATGAAGGGTTCGCGTGACGAGTTCACTCTATACCACTGCATCCTGTCTTTACTGACCTGCTCGTCCACACCTACTCACTTCTATCGTTTTTAAAGACGGGAGATTCGAAAttataggtttttttttttcgctctcgGTCGGCGTTTCTGGCTTTAGTGGGAGTAATTAGGGGACATGTGGGGGAGAGGGGAGACAGGCCACGGGTTGAGGATTTAATTTGTTTGTGTCAGCAAGCTTGGATATCAATGATAATGTAATAGGTTATGGGGCTACGTCCGGAAATGGGACATTATGTCACGAggacgataaaaatatttttttgatgaatgtaAAGCTTTATTGGAGGCCATGGCGCTACCGACAGTTATGAGGAAATTAAGTCTGGGGTAAAATTTACCCTCGGGGAATGATTTTTTAGTGGTCTTGttgttgagaaattttttggttATCCTGTTACCTCATCTGAGGTAACACTCATTCAAACCTCGGATTTATTTCTTCCTTTTCTTTCCGGGATGTGAGTAATTATGAGTTATGAGTTGGAAAGTAGGTTTTTGTATCCACAAACGATAAACCGCGAGTTCTTATCGAGTGCAGGGAAGTACAGTGAGAAGCAATTTTTTGATCTCTTTAAAAGTGTtttggagaatattttctGAGCCGTTGGCGagtgggaaaaaatttattttcaacaaaatatatCGAAAAGGCCTTGAATTgcctcaattaatttttttcttaattgatTCGTACGAGAatctaatgaaataattaaaaaattctgaatttctcctaaaaattcaattctcttCAATTAATTCCATCATTGCCTCCTCCCAAACTCGCCCCTCCCTTAAATTTCCATCATCCCCATCCCCGTGGAGCTGAAAAATCTGTGTATTCTTCTCACATCGTCTCGAAGGAATGTGTTGAAGGGCGAGGCACCTTCGAGTGAACTCCAAAACGTGGGAAAGCTCTCACCTTCGACACTAGCAACCCCCAGCTGTGCTCCAACAATTCCACCTGATTGGTATAAATTCCCTCATTGTCATTTATTGGGAAAAAGGTAAATGTGGTGCACGCGGAGGGCCATCCCTCGATGTTCCCTAACGAGACACCATTTTTCCCGAAAACTCGTAGCTCCATTATCATTTAAAAACCTCCTAACAAGGCGAGACTAATCGATAGTGGTTTGTTTGGACTtgtgtgaatgaaaaattttcgggtAAATTTAACGCTTTACCATGATAGTTTACAACAATGTCCAGTCGTGGCTCATTGTGGACTGTCGGAAGGGGAGCCAATGGTTATAGAAACATCAAGTTACCGGTATCGTGTGGCACCACCCATTCCTTGTACACGCGTCAGGATATAATTAATCATCCTAATGACTCAGGATAATCGAAGTGGGAAGCGACGAAATTTCATTCTCATATTGTATATAAAAACGTTATTACTTCATTAACACACGTTATCAACCCAGCAGGCACGCAAATAATAGGTCATGACAGGGGCATTTTAATGGCGAAAATTTTCGCATCAAAATCAAagggaaaaatcgaaatcaaccgactgatttaaaaaaaaaatgagacatAATCGACAATGAAATTGTCCAACGAAGTCGTGttgtcattgaattttttcgacgTCAGGTACCCGACGATTGCGATTGAAATCATCATCGTGCAGTTACCGTTGCACTGGGATCACTCCCTCGTGATATTTTTGAAGCCAAATGCTTGGTCATTCTCTTGCTGTGTACCGTGCTCTACGGTGCGTAtacaatataatatatatacgCATATAGAACACACGGTTAGCACGAATATCTCATAATTCCGACATGGTCACGCATCCCGGTGAATACAGCGGAAAGGAGGCATGCAGCTGCAGTCGACCCCGCGCGTACTTTATTAGCATAACCTATAAAATTGGACACCACTTTAACCCGCGAGGAGCTTTACGATCACCAAGTGTAAATTATATTTCGTTGTAATCACCATaagtttatttcatttctaaaattttaattttcgtgGATTACATATTTCACGAGGATGAAGGGTATCAAATGGCCACTAACTGATAATTCAAGTCCATATTCTCCCTCCAACCGACCTCGCCAAACTGTACCATAAATATAGTGGAGGATGGAGATAGGAGATTatttatgtaaataaataaaaattttga
The window above is part of the Diachasmimorpha longicaudata isolate KC_UGA_2023 chromosome 9, iyDiaLong2, whole genome shotgun sequence genome. Proteins encoded here:
- the LOC135165823 gene encoding uncharacterized protein LOC135165823 codes for the protein MPIHGPRTCGKRSTSCIGGEREKEKSRRGLIGAFSDMSRRTRRRTYRGKSIVCPGPCNPRNRCCTIPNNNINKGDNAGGCPLGRAEMVPRCLSRKLQTAGIQSGCTQRPTDQLARTLRKPARGRVNRTPAMQSNAQVRGIFTLSSRVSNCCLAIVLLVLLHTLVACAALQYNWYEHYTAIQFCGVVSILLWQITGSAAV